A genomic stretch from Lathyrus oleraceus cultivar Zhongwan6 chromosome 2, CAAS_Psat_ZW6_1.0, whole genome shotgun sequence includes:
- the LOC127121457 gene encoding uncharacterized protein LOC127121457, translating into MRMSADKRDLFIYEAFFYFNPLLLAVSFLPTISVSMFAYGFKSIKFILLSFLYILYSIIVFHFHLIFMFQTFMVWLWGINLWFFAQGGVNYSKIFDLDQNHLTHTEIWKCAMWMTVIVPTSMTTYIYLYSRGEVAYAASQPVCSCMLLL; encoded by the exons ATGAGAATGAGTGCAGACAAGCGGGATTTATTCATATATGAagcatttttttattttaatcctCTTCTTCTCGCGGTTAGTTTTCTCCCCACTATTTCAGTTTCTATGTTTGCATATGGATTCAAGAGTATTAAATTTATACTTTTAAGTTTTCTTTACATTCTTTATAGTATCATTGTGTTTCATTTTCATCTCATCTTTATGTTTCAGACTTTTATGGTTTGGCTTTGGGGAATCAACTTATGGTTTTTTGCTCAGGGTGGAGTTAATTATTCAAAAATATTTGATCTTGATCAAAATCATCTGACACACACAGAAATATGGAAG TGTGCCATGTGGATGACAGTTATTGTTCCAACCAGTATGACAACATATATTTATCTTTATTCTCGTGGAGAAGTCGCATATGCTGCATCACAACCAGT GTGCTCTTGTATGCTGCTATTGTAA
- the LOC127121458 gene encoding xylan glycosyltransferase MUCI21-like codes for MMEKKTSLLSKSAICFAIFGLIFVFQITVFRDATIWKEKFRQIFSISKWSWDLKANSTALITCDRSNRRFDICSMNGPTLLNQTSLTLFSLATHTRTQHHIHVKIQPYTLKSDKNAMKSVREFTLTSAPPKSSQCDVTHHSPALIFNGRGYNGNFYHEINDIFIPLFITMNSLFLEQDVILVIADGMSWWFKKYDDLLSTFSPRHKIIKTNNVTTTTHCFPSAVVGLIKHGPVTIDPKLLPYPKTLLDFHALLRSAYIKSNNTLSYPNNNDKPRLTLVNRKGSSRVLLNQEEVIKLAEDIGFNVNVFDSSKDPSVANTYRLIHSSNVLLGVHGAGLTNLFFLKQGSVVVQIVPIGLEWPSKACYENPDEFLGLEYIGYKVNVNESSLSWEYGADSLMVKDPSTFAQGKWDKQKLYLKQNVKIDLFRFKKYLTLAYEKVKTSMNNTS; via the exons ATGATGGAAAAGAAGACATCACTATTGTCAAAATCAGCTATATGTTTTGCTATATTTGGACTCATCTTCGTTTTTCAGATAACTGTGTTTCGAG ATGCAACTATATGGAAAGAGAAATTTAGGCAAATATTTTCAATTTCAAAGTGGAGTTGGGATCTGAAAGCAAATAGTACTGCATTAATCACTTGCGATCGTTCCAATAGACGTTTTGATATATGTTCAATGAATGGTCCAACACTTTTGAACCAAACTTCATTAACTCTATTTTCCTTGGCCACCCATACAAGGACTCAACATCACATTCATGTGAAAATTCAACCTTACACTCTCAAAAGTGATAAAAATGCAATGAAATCCGTTAGAGAATTTACCCTCACTTCAGCTCCACCAAAATCATCTCAATGCGACGTCACACATCATAGCCCGGCACTAATTTTTAATGGACGCGGATACAATGGAAACTTCTACCATGAAATAAACGACATTTTTATACCACTTTTTATCACGATGAATTCTTTATTTCTAGAGCAAGATGTAATACTCGTGATCGCAGATGGTATGTCTTGGTGGTTTAAAAAATATGATGATTTATTATCTACGTTTAGCCCGCGCCACAAGATCATCAAAACAAATAATGTAACAACAACCACTCATTGTTTTCCATCTGCAGTCGTAGGGTTGATCAAACATGGACCTGTAACCATAGATCCGAAATTACTACCCTACCCTAAAACCCTTCTTGATTTCCATGCATTATTAAGAAGTGCATATATAAAAAGTAACAACACATTATCGTATCCCAACAATAATGACAAACCACGACTCACATTAGTTAATAGAAAAGGAAGTTCTCGTGTACTTTTGAATCAAGAAGAAGTCATCAAACTAGCTGAAGATATAGGGTTTAATGTAAATGTGTTTGACTCATCAAAAGACCCTTCGGTGGCTAATACATATAGGTTGATTCATTCGAGCAATGTATTATTAGGAGTGCATGGTGCGGGCTTAACAAATTTGTTTTTCCTTAAACAAGGTTCGGTGGTGGTTCAAATTGTGCCTATTGGACTTGAATGGCCTTCAAAAGCTTGTTATGAAAACCCTGATGAGTTTTTGGGTTTGGAATATATTGGATATAAAGTAAACGTAAATGAAAGCAGCTTATCATGGGAGTATGGGGCTGATAGCTTAATGGTCaaagatccatcaacttttgcTCAAGGAAAATGGGATAAGCAAAAACTATACttaaaacaaaatgtgaaaattgatttatttagatttaaaaaatatttaacacTAGCATACGAAAAGGTCAAGACATCTATGAATAATACTAGTTAG